The Xanthomonas sontii genome contains a region encoding:
- the edd gene encoding phosphogluconate dehydratase, whose amino-acid sequence MSLHPTLHAITERIRQRSAPSRRAYLAGIDAALRDGPFRSRLSCGNLAHGFAACGPTDKSRLEGGITPNLGIITAYNDMLSAHQPFEHYPEIIRSTARALGATAQVAGGVPAMCDGVTQGRPGMELSLFSRDVIAQATAIGLSHDMFDTSLYLGVCDKIVPGLLIGALAFGHLPAVFVPAGPMTPGIPNKQKAEVRERYAAGQATREELLAAESASYHAPGTCTFYGTANSNQVLLEAMGVQLPGASFVNPGTPLREALTQQATERALRITALGSDFRPLGRLIDERAIVNAVVALMATGGSTNHTIHWLAVARAAGIVLTWDDLDALSQLVPLLARVYPNGEADVNHFAAAGGIGFVFRELMDAGLMHDDLATIVPGGMRAYGDEPCVQDGKLAYVPSPAKSADEAVVRPASNPFEAQGGLRLLRGNLGRSLIKLSAVKPQFRTIEAPAVVIDAPQALNKLHAAGALPHDFVVVLRYQGPQANGMPELHSLAPLLGLLQNQGRRVALVTDGRLSGASGKFPAAIHVTPEAARGGPLARVREGDIVRLDGEAGTLEVLVDAAEWAARPLAPNTAPAAHDLGRNLFGLNRRMVGPADQGALSISCGPPAADGDLWNYDAEYDLGRDAEAAAAPHEAKDA is encoded by the coding sequence ATGAGCCTGCATCCGACCCTCCACGCGATCACCGAACGCATCCGCCAGCGCAGTGCGCCGTCGCGGCGCGCCTACCTGGCCGGCATCGACGCCGCGCTGCGCGACGGTCCGTTCCGCAGCCGCCTGAGCTGCGGCAACCTCGCCCACGGCTTCGCCGCCTGCGGCCCCACCGACAAGAGCCGGCTGGAAGGCGGGATCACTCCCAACCTCGGCATCATCACCGCCTACAACGACATGCTCTCGGCGCACCAGCCGTTCGAGCACTACCCGGAGATCATCCGCAGCACCGCGCGCGCCCTCGGCGCCACCGCGCAGGTGGCCGGCGGCGTGCCGGCGATGTGCGACGGCGTGACCCAGGGCCGGCCGGGCATGGAACTGTCGCTGTTCTCGCGCGACGTGATCGCCCAGGCCACCGCGATCGGCCTCAGCCACGACATGTTCGACACCAGCCTGTACCTGGGCGTGTGCGACAAGATCGTGCCGGGCCTGCTGATCGGCGCGCTGGCCTTCGGCCATCTGCCGGCGGTGTTCGTGCCGGCCGGGCCGATGACTCCAGGCATCCCCAACAAGCAGAAGGCCGAGGTGCGCGAGCGCTACGCCGCCGGCCAGGCCACCCGCGAGGAGCTGCTGGCCGCCGAATCGGCGTCTTACCACGCCCCCGGCACCTGCACCTTCTATGGCACCGCCAACTCCAATCAGGTGCTGCTGGAAGCGATGGGCGTGCAGTTGCCCGGCGCATCCTTCGTCAACCCCGGCACCCCGCTGCGCGAGGCGCTGACCCAGCAGGCGACCGAGCGCGCGCTGCGCATCACCGCCCTGGGCAGCGACTTCCGCCCGCTGGGCCGCTTGATCGACGAGCGCGCCATCGTCAACGCCGTGGTCGCGCTGATGGCCACCGGCGGCTCCACCAACCACACCATCCACTGGCTGGCGGTGGCGCGCGCGGCCGGCATCGTACTGACCTGGGACGACCTGGACGCGCTGTCGCAGCTGGTGCCGCTGCTGGCGCGGGTGTATCCGAACGGCGAGGCCGACGTGAACCACTTCGCCGCTGCCGGCGGCATCGGCTTCGTGTTCCGCGAGCTGATGGACGCCGGGCTGATGCACGACGACCTGGCCACCATCGTGCCGGGCGGCATGCGCGCCTACGGCGACGAGCCCTGCGTGCAGGACGGCAAGCTGGCCTATGTGCCGAGCCCGGCCAAGAGCGCCGACGAGGCCGTGGTACGCCCGGCGTCCAACCCGTTCGAGGCGCAGGGCGGCCTGCGCCTGCTGCGCGGCAACCTCGGCCGCTCGCTGATCAAGCTGTCGGCAGTGAAGCCGCAGTTCCGCACCATCGAAGCGCCGGCCGTGGTGATCGACGCGCCGCAGGCGCTGAACAAGCTGCACGCCGCCGGCGCGCTGCCGCACGACTTCGTGGTGGTGCTGCGCTACCAGGGCCCGCAGGCCAACGGCATGCCGGAACTGCATTCGCTGGCGCCGCTGCTGGGCCTGCTGCAGAACCAGGGCCGGCGCGTGGCGCTGGTCACCGACGGACGCCTGTCCGGCGCCTCTGGCAAGTTCCCCGCGGCCATCCACGTGACCCCGGAAGCGGCGCGCGGCGGCCCCCTGGCACGCGTGCGCGAAGGCGACATCGTGCGCCTGGACGGCGAGGCCGGCACCCTGGAAGTGCTGGTGGACGCCGCCGAGTGGGCGGCGCGGCCGCTGGCGCCGAACACCGCGCCGGCCGCGCACGACCTGGGCCGCAACCTGTTCGGGCTCAACCGCCGCATGGTCGGCCCGGCCGACCAGGGTGCGCTGTCGATCTCCTGCGGCCCGCCGGCCGCCGACGGTGACCTGTGGAACTACGACGCCGAGTACGACCTGGGCCGCGATGCCGAGGCCGCCGCCGCGCCGCACGAAGCCAAGGACGCCTGA
- a CDS encoding bifunctional 4-hydroxy-2-oxoglutarate aldolase/2-dehydro-3-deoxy-phosphogluconate aldolase produces the protein MTIAEHQTKAEQLLRAAGILPVVTVHTLEEARRVSAALLEGGLPAIELTLRTPVAMDALAMLKRELPDIVIGAGTVLNATQLQQSIDAGADFIVTPGTTPTLADALAQAPLPVVPGAATPSELLALMERGFRVCKLFPASAVGGLAMLKGLAGPLADLKLCPTGGIGESTAAEYLAQPNVVCIGGSWMVPKDWLADGAWDKVRESSAKAAAIVAAAR, from the coding sequence ATGACCATCGCCGAACACCAGACCAAGGCCGAACAGCTGCTGCGCGCGGCCGGCATCCTGCCCGTCGTCACCGTCCACACCCTGGAAGAAGCGCGCCGCGTGTCGGCTGCGCTGCTCGAAGGCGGCCTGCCGGCGATCGAACTGACCCTGCGCACGCCAGTGGCGATGGACGCGCTGGCGATGCTCAAGCGCGAACTGCCGGACATCGTGATCGGCGCCGGCACCGTGCTCAACGCCACCCAGCTGCAGCAGTCGATCGACGCTGGCGCCGACTTCATCGTCACCCCGGGCACCACCCCGACCCTGGCCGACGCCCTGGCGCAGGCGCCGCTGCCGGTGGTGCCGGGCGCGGCCACCCCGAGCGAACTGCTGGCGCTGATGGAGCGCGGCTTCCGCGTCTGCAAGCTGTTCCCCGCCTCCGCCGTCGGCGGCCTGGCGATGCTCAAGGGCCTGGCCGGCCCGCTGGCCGACCTCAAGCTGTGCCCCACCGGCGGTATCGGCGAGAGCACCGCCGCCGAATACCTGGCCCAGCCCAACGTGGTCTGCATCGGCGGCTCGTGGATGGTGCCCAAGGACTGGCTGGCCGACGGCGCCTGGGACAAGGTGCGCGAGAGCTCGGCGAAGGCGGCGGCGATCGTGGCGGCGGCGCGGTAG
- a CDS encoding discoidin domain-containing protein, with translation MLGLAAAHAVAAPPTSTVTLDSFNDLDKWQIVVSNQVTASTRLVQAPSGGRAKALCLDYDFNGVSGYAGIRRSVPIDYPDNYQFAFQLRGESPSNDLQFKLVDASGDNVWWVNRPRYDFPTQWSTVTYKKRQIDKAWGPSPEKELTRSAQIEFTIYNQVGGAGTVCFDQLTLTPLPPQDTSPLTVKVNTDTAPALEQRIADGKPDTVWYSGNAKTQTVMLDLGKVREFGGAKVQWAPGVYASRYTVQGSADGRSWRELRSVTAGNGGTDWLALPETEARYVRFDLQDGPSFRYGIADITLQPLAFAATQNDFIKSVAAQSTRGWFPRGFSGEQPYWTIVGLDGGREQGLVGEDGAIEVGKGGFSIEPFLLLDGKRLSWADVKTAQSLQDDYLPIPSVDWTHDNAALRVTAFVQGEPEQAQLVARYRLSNPGKQPHDYTLALAVRPFQVNPPSQFLNTVGGVSPIRSLAFAGTQVQVNGQPRVFAVQKPDAAYASAFDAGMDVERLSTDASGLPQQAQDPDGLASGALLYRGRLAPGEVREVALVIPQTGSAGVPAGFDAARAQQQVAAQWHEKLDRVQLHVPAQGKAVTDTLRTALAHMLISRIGPRLQPGTRSYSRSWIRDGAMISEGLLRLGRADVVREYVEWYAPYQFANGMVPCCVDDRGSDPVPENDSHGELIYSVADYYRYSGDRAFLEQMWPHVLGAYTYMEQLRLSERTDENRARNAAFYGMMPVSISHEGYSAKPMHSYWDNFWALRGYKDAVSIAAELGRIDDAAHFAASRDQFRQDLYASLDAATQQHHIDFLPGSAELGDFDPTSTTIALAPGGEQGRLPQALLDNTFERYWSEFVGRRDGTRQWKDYTPYEWRNVSAFVRLGWRERAWEATQFFFKDRTPQPWNQWAEVVSRTPRKPFFLGDLPHAWVASDFVRSVLDMFAYARDVDDSLVLAAGIPADWLDGKGVAIEQLRTPQGPLSYQLRRQKNRLLLNIPEGLRMPSGGLVLPWPYPGEPGRTLVNGEAAQWEHGELRIHALPADVQIEVR, from the coding sequence ATGCTGGGACTGGCGGCCGCCCATGCCGTCGCCGCGCCGCCGACCTCCACGGTGACGCTGGACAGCTTCAACGATCTGGACAAGTGGCAGATCGTCGTCTCCAACCAGGTCACCGCCTCGACCCGGCTGGTGCAGGCGCCCAGCGGCGGCCGCGCCAAGGCGCTGTGCCTGGACTACGACTTCAACGGCGTGTCCGGCTATGCCGGGATCCGCCGCAGCGTGCCGATCGACTACCCGGACAACTACCAGTTCGCGTTCCAGCTGCGCGGCGAGTCGCCGAGCAACGACCTGCAGTTCAAGCTGGTCGACGCCAGCGGCGACAACGTGTGGTGGGTCAACCGGCCGCGCTACGACTTCCCCACGCAGTGGAGCACGGTCACCTACAAGAAGCGGCAGATCGACAAGGCCTGGGGGCCGAGCCCAGAGAAGGAGCTGACCCGCAGCGCACAGATCGAGTTCACCATCTACAACCAGGTCGGCGGCGCCGGCACGGTGTGCTTCGATCAGCTGACCCTGACCCCGTTGCCGCCGCAGGACACCTCGCCGCTGACGGTCAAGGTCAACACCGATACCGCGCCGGCGCTGGAGCAGCGCATCGCCGACGGCAAGCCGGACACCGTCTGGTACAGCGGCAACGCCAAGACCCAGACGGTGATGCTGGACCTGGGCAAGGTGCGCGAGTTCGGCGGCGCCAAGGTGCAGTGGGCGCCGGGCGTCTATGCCTCGCGCTACACCGTGCAGGGCTCGGCCGACGGGCGCAGCTGGCGCGAGTTGCGCAGCGTGACCGCCGGCAACGGCGGCACCGACTGGCTGGCGCTGCCGGAAACCGAGGCGCGCTACGTGCGCTTCGACCTGCAGGACGGCCCCAGCTTCCGTTACGGCATCGCCGACATCACGCTGCAGCCGCTGGCCTTCGCCGCGACCCAGAACGACTTCATCAAGTCGGTGGCGGCGCAATCGACCCGCGGCTGGTTCCCGCGCGGCTTCAGCGGCGAGCAGCCGTACTGGACCATCGTCGGCCTGGATGGCGGCCGCGAGCAGGGCCTGGTCGGCGAGGATGGCGCGATCGAGGTGGGCAAGGGCGGCTTCAGCATCGAGCCGTTCCTGCTGCTGGACGGCAAGCGCCTGAGTTGGGCCGACGTCAAGACCGCGCAGAGCCTGCAGGACGACTACCTGCCGATTCCCAGCGTGGACTGGACCCACGACAACGCCGCGCTGCGCGTGACCGCCTTCGTGCAGGGCGAGCCGGAGCAGGCGCAACTGGTGGCGCGCTACCGGCTCAGCAACCCGGGCAAGCAGCCGCACGATTACACCCTGGCGCTGGCGGTGCGTCCGTTCCAGGTCAATCCGCCCAGCCAGTTCCTCAACACCGTCGGCGGGGTCAGCCCGATCCGCTCGCTGGCCTTCGCCGGGACGCAGGTGCAGGTCAACGGCCAGCCGCGGGTGTTCGCGGTGCAGAAGCCCGATGCCGCCTACGCCAGCGCGTTCGACGCCGGCATGGACGTCGAACGGCTGAGTACCGACGCCAGCGGCCTGCCGCAGCAGGCGCAGGATCCCGATGGGCTGGCCTCCGGCGCGCTGCTGTATCGCGGGCGCCTGGCCCCGGGCGAGGTGCGCGAGGTCGCGCTGGTGATCCCGCAGACCGGTAGCGCCGGCGTGCCGGCGGGCTTCGACGCGGCGCGCGCGCAGCAGCAGGTCGCCGCGCAGTGGCACGAGAAGCTGGACCGCGTGCAGTTGCACGTGCCGGCGCAGGGCAAGGCGGTGACCGACACGTTGCGCACCGCGCTGGCGCACATGCTGATCTCGCGGATCGGCCCGCGCCTGCAGCCGGGCACGCGCTCGTACTCGCGCAGCTGGATCCGCGACGGCGCGATGATCTCCGAAGGCCTGTTGCGCCTGGGCCGCGCCGACGTGGTGCGCGAGTACGTGGAGTGGTATGCGCCGTACCAGTTCGCCAACGGCATGGTGCCGTGCTGCGTGGACGACCGCGGCAGCGACCCGGTGCCGGAGAACGACAGCCACGGCGAACTGATCTACAGCGTCGCCGACTACTACCGCTACAGCGGCGACCGCGCCTTCCTGGAGCAGATGTGGCCGCACGTGCTCGGCGCCTATACCTACATGGAGCAGCTGCGGCTGAGCGAGCGCACCGACGAGAACCGCGCGCGCAACGCGGCCTTCTACGGGATGATGCCGGTGTCGATCAGCCACGAGGGCTATTCGGCCAAGCCGATGCACTCGTACTGGGACAACTTCTGGGCGCTGCGCGGCTACAAGGACGCGGTGAGCATCGCCGCCGAACTGGGCCGCATCGACGATGCCGCGCACTTCGCTGCCTCGCGCGATCAGTTCCGCCAGGACCTGTACGCCTCGCTGGACGCGGCCACCCAGCAGCACCACATCGACTTCCTGCCGGGCTCGGCGGAGCTGGGCGATTTCGATCCGACCTCGACCACCATCGCGCTGGCGCCGGGCGGCGAGCAGGGCCGGCTGCCGCAGGCGCTGCTCGACAACACCTTCGAGCGCTACTGGAGCGAATTCGTCGGCCGCCGCGACGGCACCCGCCAGTGGAAGGACTACACCCCCTACGAGTGGCGCAACGTGTCCGCGTTCGTGCGCCTGGGCTGGCGCGAGCGCGCCTGGGAGGCGACGCAGTTCTTCTTCAAGGACCGCACGCCGCAGCCATGGAACCAGTGGGCCGAAGTGGTCTCGCGCACGCCGCGCAAGCCGTTCTTCCTCGGCGACCTGCCGCATGCCTGGGTCGCCTCGGACTTCGTGCGCTCGGTGCTGGACATGTTCGCCTACGCCCGCGACGTCGACGACAGCCTGGTGCTGGCCGCCGGCATCCCCGCCGACTGGCTCGACGGCAAGGGCGTGGCGATCGAGCAGTTGCGCACCCCGCAGGGCCCGCTGAGCTACCAGTTGCGCCGGCAGAAGAACCGGCTGCTGCTGAACATCCCCGAGGGCCTGCGCATGCCCAGCGGCGGTCTGGTGCTGCCGTGGCCGTACCCGGGCGAACCGGGCCGCACCCTGGTCAACGGCGAAGCGGCGCAGTGGGAGCACGGCGAACTGCGCATCCACGCGTTGCCGGCGGATGTGCAGATCGAGGTCCGTTGA